In Pelagicoccus sp. SDUM812003, the genomic stretch GAGCGTTTTCAAACCGGTCGCGTACTTCGCCCAATGGTCGTTGCCGAAGTAGTTGGTTTCCCCCCCGAGAGCCACGACCAGATAGTCGTAGCCGATTCGGTTGCGCGGAGTGACGACCTGCTTTCGCTCCAGATCGAAATCCAACACCTCCTCCATCAGCACCTCCACGTTCTGGTCCTTGGAAAAAATCGAGCGCAGCGGCTCCGCAATATCAGGAGCGGCTAAGCTTGCCGTGGCCACCTGATACAACAGCGGCTGAAACAGGTGGTGGTTGCGCTTGTCGATCAGCGTCACTCGAGCCCGCGAGGTGTCGATCCTGCGGACCAGTTCCAGACCGCCGAAGCCGCCTCCGAGCACTACGATGTTTGGTTTCGAATACTTCGTCATGATACCTCCCGTTAGACTCTACGCTCGAGAGCCGGCCCTGACTCTGCCGAATCCGCGCCAGACTTGAGCCCGATAGAAGGCGCATCTCGCAAGTCACTCCGTTAGATAAACTAACAAATCTCCGACCGAGCTATCAAATCCCGGACAGGTTGACGGCTGTGCAAAGCCCACGACCCAAACGAAAGCAACGCTGCAGAATGCAGCGTTGCCGGAAAGCCTGACCGCTAGCGCGGAGGCGAAAATTTCAGGCTCCAAGGCCGCGACTCAACTACGACAGCAAGCGTCCCCTCCCTCGCATCCGTCGCAGGGACCTTCGGAGCACCCGCCGCAGCAGGATTCGCGAATCACTCGAGCTCGCTCGAAGGTCGCGATCCTGGTTTCCGAGAGCTCGAATCGATAGGTTCGAGCGGCTTCCACCACAATGCGCTCGCTCTCGAAATCGATTCTCATGGGCACGGTCCGGGTATCGGTCACGTCGATATAGCTCGCGGCTTCCAAAGGCTCGATGGTCATCTCGCCCACCGCCTCCGGCAGCCGAACCCGCAGACCCGTGTGGATGGTCTTGAGCGAACGCAAGGAGCCATCCTCCGCAAACTGCACCGAGTTCTGATCCGCGTTCATGCCCAGCATCTCCTCGTCGTAGGCCTTGATCAAGCCGATGGGCGTGGCGAGCTCGATGGGCCGCGCCGGCTCCACGGAGCGCAGAGCCCCACTTTCGAACAGCGAAAAACCCGTGCGAGCGTCCATGGCTCCAGCAGGAGTGTCGATGGTGATGCGCTGGCCCGGCCACAAGGTCACGCTCTTGAGAGCCCCGCTGCGATAGAACGCCAGGCTGATGATCTTGGCCCTGAATTTTCCGACCGGCAAATCGAAGTCCAGAGTCTCCGCCAAAGCCCCCTCCTGCTGCTCCGACCAATAGCCGTCGATCTGGCCGTTGAGCGGAAACAGACGGTTGATCGACCCATCGTCGTAGAAGGTGACCAGCTCCGCCTTGAAGGTGCCGAGCGGGGTCGCCAGCGGCATGGCTTCCTGCAAAGCGGCGCTCTTGATCGCCCCATTGCGATAGAAGTCCAGCGAGCTGCGATACTTCTTCTGCCGCTGCCCCAGCTCCGCAGCCCGGTACTGAGGAATCAGTTCGCCCGCCGCCGACTGAATCCGATTTTCCTTGTTGAGAATGCACGACTTCAATGAACCGTCCCCATAGGCCATAAAATTCGCGATCCCCGACAGCGTGCCAAAACTCGTTTCTAAGGTTTCCATAATGCCAGCGGCATTTGCATAAAGCGGACCGGGGCGGGCGAAGCGTCACTTTTGAACGCAACTATGAGAGCAGGCTACTGCAGGGTAGCGCCAAAACTAATACAAAAGTGTATTTTATTTGCCGATTTTGGGGTTAGCCCTGAGAGGCTTCGCTAAGCCGCTCCGGCAGGAGAGCGTTTTTGATCGCCTGGCACTCCTCGCGTTCGCCAAGCCAGATGCGCGTGTAGAACTCGCCGAAGCCGGGCTGGCTGATAGCGATCAGCTCCTTCCCGTTGAAGGACAGCGTCAGCCGCTCGTCTGGGATGATGTCCAAGCGGTAGCGGTCGCCCTTGCTCACGTCGAGGTAGCTTGCGTTGATCCGATCCAGGGACTCCGCGAAGCGCGCCATCTCCTGCTCGCTGGCTTCCTTCGCCAGGGCTTTGTTTCCTTCCGCCACCAGCTGCTCCGCTGAAAAACCGCGATAGTAGTCGAAACGCAAGGCATAGGGTCGACCGTCGAAGCGAGCCTGCGCCGCGTCATCGGTTTCCCAATACAGCGAAATGCTGAACAGCTTGATGAAACCGAGGAAACGGTAGGTGTAGCGACCGCTGAGAGCCTGATCCTGCCCGCTTCCTTCCCCGGCCAACAAAGCCCCGAAACCGATAACGAACAGCAGCCCGAGCACGCCCCAAGGGCGCCTGGCTCGCGCGGCCGGCCGCATGGTGAGAATCGTTTCCGTCGGTTTCTGTTTCATCGCTAGACCCTCCCATCGGCATCGCATACCGCAGGGCTTGGAGAGCTAACGATGCTTGACCCGGTTCGTATTCAACAAAACGCTGGCGTCGACCGCTATTCGCCACCGCCGGGCACGCCCTGTCGCAGCTTCATGGCGGCTTCGGTGCGGGTGCGCACGTGCAGTTTGCGATAGCAGTTTCTCAGATGCCAGTGCACCGTTTCGGAGGTAACGCAGAGCTTGGCCGCGATTTCCTTGTTGGTGAAGCCCTTCGCCACGTGCTCCAAAACCTCGCGTTCCCGAGCGGAAAGGCTATCGACGTCGCTCGCCACCTGAGCCTCCTGACGAAAGTAGGAGATGACCTTGCGGGCGATGCCCACCGACATCGGCACCCCGCCGCGGTAGGCGTCGCGGATGGCTGCCTTCACCTGATCGGGCGACGAGCGTTTGAGCAAATAGCCGCAGGCCCCTGCCCGCAAGGCTCCAAAGATAAGGTCCGGATCCTGATAGACGGTGATCATCACGATCTCGATCTCCGGCTCCACTTCCTTCAGCCGAGTGGCGCATTCGATGCCGGTCATATGCGGCATCATGATATCCATCAGCACCACGTCCGGCTTGACCTTGGGCAGTTTGCGCAGGGCTTCCTCGCCACTGGAGCAGGTGAGGATGCACTCCATGCTCGGCTCGAGGTTGATGATCGCTTCAAAGGTTTCGCGCGTGGTGTCTTGATCTTCAACGATCGCTATTCGGATGGGGCCTTCGCTCATTGCAGGGGGAGTTTAAGAGTCACAACAGTTCCCGAAGGATCGCCACGCCGCAAAGCGACGCTCCCTCCGAGTTGAGAAAGTCGTTCGCGGATGCTGTCCAAACCATCGTGTCCAGGGTCTGTAGCTTCAGTTTGGATACCGCATCCGTTGTCGCAAACGGAAAGCTCCAGCTCGCGATCCTTCGCCCCGATCCGGATCACCACTTCGCTGGCGTGGGCGTGGCGGGCCACGTTGGTCAAAGCCTCCTTGTAACATAGAAACAAGGTGTGGCGCACGCGAGAGGTCAGCGGCTCCTCCGGAAGGTTCTCGTCCACATCGAAACGGCAACGCACATCCGCCAGCTCCAAAAACTGCTGGGCGTAGGAGGTGTAGTAGCTGACGAATGAAGAAATCGAGTCGTAGCGCGGGTTCACCGCCCAGACGATTTCATCGAGCGACATCACCAAATGCCTCACCTTGTCTGAAAGCCGCGAGAGGTGATCCTCTCGTTTTTCGACCGGCAAGCGTTGCGCCGCCGCCAGCGTGCCCAATAGTCCGACCTCCGTCAGCCCTGCTCCCAATTCATCGTGCAAGTCGTAGGCCAGTCGCGAGCGCTCCCGATTCAGGGCCTCCTCCTGCTCGGCATGGTGGCGCTCCTCCAATGCCGCTTCCAGCTGACGGCCTCGGATGGCCACCTGACGCTGCAGAGCCTTGATCCAGAGCAAGGCCAGCAGAAGCACCACGCTCAAGGCTCCGATAAGCGTCAGCAAGCGCGGCATCGTCCACCACGGGGGCGTCTGAAGCACGAGCGCATCCGTGGCCGCCCCGAGCAGCAGCTCGAAGCTCTCGATCGGTTCATTGAGTGCCCGATTGCCACCGACCCCCAAGTAAACCCCTGTCAGTAGTAGGCGACTTCCAACTTCAAACGGCCTCAGCGAGTCAGGCGATGCGCTAACGCTCGCGGAAAACACGTCGCCCTGCCCTCGCAGCTGCAGCGTTTGACGACCGTTCTGATATCCGACGCCGATCAAGTCCGCTTCGACCTTCACCCACGTGGAATCCAAATCCTCGTCCAACCAGCGACCCGAATCCAGCTCGACCGCCGTCGGCAGCACCGCCCGTCCCACCTGCCGAGCCAGCGCGTGGGCGAATCTCGGAGCCGGGCTATCGAATTCAGGAAAACCGACCACCTCAACTAAGCTTCCCCTTTGGAAGACGCTCTCCTCATCCAACAGACTGACCCGCACCCCGAGGCCATCATCCATCAGAAACAGGACCCCCGGTTCGCTATACAAAACCTGCCCCACCAAACTTACCCGCTGAAACAGCCCTCCGTTGGGATCGAAACGCAAGAGCTCGGAAGCTCGCTTGCGAGGGGCCTCATAGAGGTCCTTGGGAGCGGGATGAACCAGACTGATCTCCGCGGAGTTGAGTTCGATTTTCCCCACCTCAACTCGCCTGCTCTCCACATCCCAGAAGGCCCGCAAACAGCCACGGAGCCGCACCATGGCATTGAGCCAAAGCGGATCGGGCTCCCCCTCCAGTCCGATAACCAGCGCGCCGGCTCGCGAACGGAGCGTCATCGAGCGCTCATCGAGCGAAAGCACGTAGCCTTCGATCTCCACGTATTGACTGTGCAAGCTACCGTTGATCAGTTCCTCCCGTGTGGCCTCGATCGGATCCGGCATCACGCCCGCGCCTAGCCGTCTCATGGCAGTCGCGTTGACGATCGGCGAAAACTCCCCCGCTTCCACCACGCCGTCGACCTCCACGAGATCGCCCAATTCGATGTCGTCGGGCCGCAATTGATTCAGATCGACGAACATCGCTCGCTCCTGGTCTTGAATCACTACAGCGTATCCTCCGGGTATCGGATTTATGACTACACCTCGAAGCGTTACCTCGTATCCAGATTCCAACGTCTCCTTGTCCATACGCTCGATCTGGGCAATCGGCGTAATCCCTTCCGGAGAGCCCGTTGCCCCAAGGACCTCGATCTGAGAAGCGTTCTGGACAAGCACGCTTGCTGCCACCCGCTCTCCGCTCATAGCGATGCCCGGCGCGAGTACGCCCCGGGCCCGGACCTTGCGACCGATCAGCTCCTCTGCAGGAAGCTCCGACCAGTCCGCGACGTCCACCCGAGCCTGACCGAGTACCGACGCTAAAATCAGAAATCCGCTGTTCGCGTTCTGTTTGCTCAAACGCAGTACGCTTCCCTCCACCTCAGCCAAAGTCATGCCTTGATCGTCCTCGAGGACTTGCCCCGCCATCAGTTGAGGAAGCGTTCGATGCTCAAACCCAGCTCCGTCCTCCACCGAAACGGTCAACGAAGCGGGTCCCAAAAACAAGCGGCTTCCATCGTCGGACAAAAGAAAGAAATCATAGTCGCCCACCCGATCGATGGTCAGATACCCTTCGAAGGACATCCCCACGAACTCCTGTCGTTGACTTTTCGATACATCGAAATCTTCGACCCATCCGTTCTCATCGGGCACGAGGCTGCCCATGCTCGCCGGCAAGCTCCACCACTCCCTAAAGTAGGATCGATACCGAAGCCCAGAAACCTCCTCGCCATCTGCCCCAACCGCACTGAGCCAGTTCGCGGGAATCGACTGGCGAGGCAACTCCGGCCCCTGAATCTCCACGGAAAGCCCCGGTTCCCCGATAGCATTGAACCATTCAACGCGGATCGGATGGACTCCGGCTTCGAGGGCGAGAGTCGCCGTTTGCTCAACCTCGCCGTGGAGTCCATCGTTGTCGACCAACGCGAGCCGAGTCAATTCGTAACGTCCTCCGTGGTCGATCAACACTCCCGTACCCTCAATTTCGATACGGTCTCCCAGATCGATTTCCTCCCCACCCCAATCCAAGGAGAGTTCCACCGCCTCTTCCTCGTCCCCCAGCACCAAGCGTCCCGATTGGGCGTCCACGAATAACACCGTGCCCTCTAGGTCGAACGCGTGCCTTTGCGCTTCCGGACGGGCAAGCTGCTTGAGTTGTTCCAACGATTCAACCCTCGCAGCGAAACACTCGAGGGCAAGAGCTCCCGCAAACAATGCGAACATCGCTGTCAAAACGAAGCGAAGTGAACGGGAGCGGAGCATGAAGGTTGCGAACTCTGGGAGCACTCTTAGCAAGGGGGGGTAAACGAAGGGTGAAACGGGGTAATTACGAGAAACGATCATCACCCCAAAGGCCACGCCTGTCGAAGAAAATGAGCCTGAAATCCGTTCGGGAGCGCACTATTTCTGGGAGAGCGCCTCCCGATCCAGAACCTCGCGAGCGCGTCGGAGGTCGCCGCGAGCCAGGGCGATAGAGGCCTCCTCCAATCGGTCCGTATTCGCCCCTTCACGACGCAACTGGAGCAGTTTATAAGGCAACCTCAAATCGGCCGATCGAATCAGAGCGGCTCCAGCATCCTGCCCCTTGAGTCGTTTCTGCAGGTACTCCAAGTCGCGGTATCCAAACTCGACGCTTGGTTCGATCGCAGTGCCTTCTCCCCAATCATTCCAAGTCACGAGCTGGATAATAGGAGCCTGGCTATCCAGAGCCAGGTCCAGTGTTTGGCGAAAGGTTCGCCCATTGTCGTCCGGAATGCTCCCCCAACTCCTGCCCACGCCCGCTTGCTCGTAAAAGTCCACGAAGCGTGGAAAGGCAGCGGGGATGCTGTGGGGCCATTGCTGGGACTCCGCTTGAAATCGCTCGACATAGGCGATGCCCTCTGAGGGAATCGGCCAATCGAACGCCCCTATCGCCGCGGTACGTTTGTGATGCTCGCTGAAGTAAGCGACCGGCATCGCCAGCTTCTGCAAACTGGAGCTCCACTCCGAATCGCTCAGACCATCGAGCCCGAAGGAAAGCAAAACCGGAGCTCCATCGAGGTCCAAGTAGCTTTCCTTGGAAAACCAGTTTCGCGCGAGCCACTCGATCTCGGAAACGGCGTGGGAAACTCGCTCCGTTTCATCGAGCAAGTCCTCGTCAACCAGAGCGGAAATGGTCTGATCCTCGTAGCAAATAGCAAAGGTCATGCCCAGTCTCTCCACCTGACGCACGAGCTCCACGCTGGCCCGATGGAGCTGGGGATAGTCTCGAAAATCTGATAGACCATACCAGTCTATGATCACCCCATCGACGCCAGCTAGCTTCATCAGAAGTAGGTGATATTCCAATACATGCTCATCGGAGGAATCATAAGGTCCAATCAAGGGCCGAAAGTGAGACGCGAGCTCGTAGCGTCCGTCCTCCAGTCGATCAGGATTTTGAGAATTCATCGTCCAGTGCCAGCCCCAATATCCGCTCACCGGCTCGCTTTGATACCAAGGCATATAATGAGCTAGCACTTGCCTATCATTTCTCTCACCAGCGCAGCAAGCGCCTATCGCCAGCCAACAAAAGACCCCGACAACCAGAGCTCTCAATTTACACTTTTTCGTATTCACTTTTATATCACGTTCTCACTTCAACAAAAGAACTCGACGCGCTGTTTAGGCGCGTCGAGTTCACGACTACAGACCACGGTCCCCCACCCAGAGGAACTGCGGCTTATGCCTTTGATTCGGGGTCCAAGAAATTCGCTCCATCGATCGCTTCGCGCCCATCAATGGCTTTTCTGGATGGAGAAGGAAGGGGACAGGTTTTCAATGTCTTCGATTCGACTGTCTCGAATGATCAAGTCTCCCTGCGCATCGCTTCTTATGAACAAGTCGGCAGCCCCATCGAC encodes the following:
- a CDS encoding ATP-binding protein, giving the protein MEQLKQLARPEAQRHAFDLEGTVLFVDAQSGRLVLGDEEEAVELSLDWGGEEIDLGDRIEIEGTGVLIDHGGRYELTRLALVDNDGLHGEVEQTATLALEAGVHPIRVEWFNAIGEPGLSVEIQGPELPRQSIPANWLSAVGADGEEVSGLRYRSYFREWWSLPASMGSLVPDENGWVEDFDVSKSQRQEFVGMSFEGYLTIDRVGDYDFFLLSDDGSRLFLGPASLTVSVEDGAGFEHRTLPQLMAGQVLEDDQGMTLAEVEGSVLRLSKQNANSGFLILASVLGQARVDVADWSELPAEELIGRKVRARGVLAPGIAMSGERVAASVLVQNASQIEVLGATGSPEGITPIAQIERMDKETLESGYEVTLRGVVINPIPGGYAVVIQDQERAMFVDLNQLRPDDIELGDLVEVDGVVEAGEFSPIVNATAMRRLGAGVMPDPIEATREELINGSLHSQYVEIEGYVLSLDERSMTLRSRAGALVIGLEGEPDPLWLNAMVRLRGCLRAFWDVESRRVEVGKIELNSAEISLVHPAPKDLYEAPRKRASELLRFDPNGGLFQRVSLVGQVLYSEPGVLFLMDDGLGVRVSLLDEESVFQRGSLVEVVGFPEFDSPAPRFAHALARQVGRAVLPTAVELDSGRWLDEDLDSTWVKVEADLIGVGYQNGRQTLQLRGQGDVFSASVSASPDSLRPFEVGSRLLLTGVYLGVGGNRALNEPIESFELLLGAATDALVLQTPPWWTMPRLLTLIGALSVVLLLALLWIKALQRQVAIRGRQLEAALEERHHAEQEEALNRERSRLAYDLHDELGAGLTEVGLLGTLAAAQRLPVEKREDHLSRLSDKVRHLVMSLDEIVWAVNPRYDSISSFVSYYTSYAQQFLELADVRCRFDVDENLPEEPLTSRVRHTLFLCYKEALTNVARHAHASEVVIRIGAKDRELELSVCDNGCGIQTEATDPGHDGLDSIRERLSQLGGSVALRRGDPSGTVVTLKLPLQ
- a CDS encoding response regulator transcription factor, translating into MSEGPIRIAIVEDQDTTRETFEAIINLEPSMECILTCSSGEEALRKLPKVKPDVVLMDIMMPHMTGIECATRLKEVEPEIEIVMITVYQDPDLIFGALRAGACGYLLKRSSPDQVKAAIRDAYRGGVPMSVGIARKVISYFRQEAQVASDVDSLSAREREVLEHVAKGFTNKEIAAKLCVTSETVHWHLRNCYRKLHVRTRTEAAMKLRQGVPGGGE
- a CDS encoding chalcone isomerase family protein, whose translation is MKQKPTETILTMRPAARARRPWGVLGLLFVIGFGALLAGEGSGQDQALSGRYTYRFLGFIKLFSISLYWETDDAAQARFDGRPYALRFDYYRGFSAEQLVAEGNKALAKEASEQEMARFAESLDRINASYLDVSKGDRYRLDIIPDERLTLSFNGKELIAISQPGFGEFYTRIWLGEREECQAIKNALLPERLSEASQG
- a CDS encoding glycoside hydrolase family 71/99-like protein: MPWYQSEPVSGYWGWHWTMNSQNPDRLEDGRYELASHFRPLIGPYDSSDEHVLEYHLLLMKLAGVDGVIIDWYGLSDFRDYPQLHRASVELVRQVERLGMTFAICYEDQTISALVDEDLLDETERVSHAVSEIEWLARNWFSKESYLDLDGAPVLLSFGLDGLSDSEWSSSLQKLAMPVAYFSEHHKRTAAIGAFDWPIPSEGIAYVERFQAESQQWPHSIPAAFPRFVDFYEQAGVGRSWGSIPDDNGRTFRQTLDLALDSQAPIIQLVTWNDWGEGTAIEPSVEFGYRDLEYLQKRLKGQDAGAALIRSADLRLPYKLLQLRREGANTDRLEEASIALARGDLRRAREVLDREALSQK